The following proteins come from a genomic window of Rhodothermales bacterium:
- a CDS encoding DNA polymerase I codes for MALAYRAHFVFINRPLINSRGQNTSATYGFTNTLLKLIEDHGIEHMAVVFDVMGEGGTFRDEMFEDYKAHRDPPPDDLVANLPLIKEVVKAMDIPVIEVEGVEADDVIGTLSLHAEKD; via the coding sequence ATGGCGCTCGCATACCGCGCCCACTTCGTGTTTATCAATCGGCCGCTCATCAATTCCAGGGGCCAGAACACGTCAGCGACCTATGGATTCACAAACACGTTGCTGAAGTTGATTGAGGACCACGGGATCGAGCACATGGCGGTGGTGTTCGACGTGATGGGCGAGGGCGGTACGTTTCGGGACGAGATGTTCGAGGACTACAAGGCGCACCGTGACCCTCCGCCGGACGACCTGGTCGCCAACCTCCCACTAATCAAGGAGGTCGTAAAGGCGATGGATATTCCGGTGATCGAGGTCGAAGGGGTTGAGGCGGATGATGTCATCGGTACGCTAAGTTTGCATGCAGAGAAGGAC
- a CDS encoding HAD hydrolase-like protein has protein sequence MKRLLLFDIDGTLLTTNGRGRHAFKKSIEDVFGTTFDPDLISFAGKTDQQILTEILDQMGLLPDHDPDLFRRALKLYSNTMLSLLDASWVDKLPGIEQLVRRLADEPEIQLGLLTGNLKETAYLKLTLAGLDGYFPFGAFGSDHADRYELPPIAVGRAHEFTGHRYEGRQIIIIGDTEHDIGCGRKIGAVSVAVCTGRFGRAELEPFEPDILLDDLSDADRFLQLVAASSD, from the coding sequence TTGAAAAGACTCCTACTCTTCGACATCGACGGCACGCTCCTGACCACCAACGGCCGGGGACGCCATGCTTTCAAGAAATCCATCGAGGATGTCTTTGGGACGACCTTCGATCCCGATCTCATTTCGTTCGCCGGCAAGACCGACCAGCAAATCCTGACTGAGATCCTCGATCAGATGGGGCTGCTCCCCGATCACGACCCGGACCTCTTTCGTCGTGCCCTGAAGCTGTACAGCAACACGATGTTATCGCTGCTCGATGCGTCGTGGGTTGACAAGTTGCCCGGCATCGAGCAACTGGTCCGCAGACTGGCGGACGAACCTGAGATACAGCTCGGACTGCTAACCGGAAACCTGAAGGAGACCGCCTACCTGAAGCTTACACTAGCCGGCCTCGACGGCTATTTCCCGTTCGGCGCATTCGGCAGTGACCATGCGGATCGCTACGAACTGCCGCCTATTGCTGTCGGGCGCGCGCATGAATTCACCGGTCATCGGTACGAGGGGCGGCAGATCATCATTATTGGAGACACGGAGCACGACATCGGCTGCGGACGCAAGATCGGGGCGGTCTCGGTTGCCGTCTGCACCGGCCGCTTCGGACGAGCGGAGCTGGAGCCCTTTGAGCCTGATATTCTTCTGGACGACCTGTCAGACGCAGACCGTTTTCTTCAGCTCGTAGCGGCCAGTTCGGATTAG